Genomic window (bacterium):
AAGCCATGTTGCATTGCCAACAACGGCAATGGCTTTTGAATCGGGCGGTGGCGAACCGAAAAAATTACCGAGCCATACTGCAATTAAAAAAACGATCAGACTCCACAACGCCCATTGACCGATACGATTCGATGCGCTCGTAGTTTTGAGATATAACCATAAACCCAACGCAAAAATTCCGAATTCCACAACCATGGTTCCTACCAAAGAATTCCACAAACCAAGGCCATAATAATTTGCGCCGTTCGGCACTAAAAGTAAATCCGGTCGATGGGTAATCCAGTCGAGAAACCAGTGGCTCGTCACACAGCCGGCAATTACTAAAAATTGTTTGACATCTTTAAATTTCAAATAAAAAATTCCGCTAAAAAGAATTCCCCATACGATGGTCATCAATAAACTGTGACTGACCGGATAATCGTAAAAATCCAGCGGCGTGACAACAGTGTTGCCCGGATCAATGCGCACGTGTTCAACACCGGTTAGCAACAACAACGGCCACAAAAGATCGATGAATTGCGCTCCAATGAACAGCGTTCCGAGCGACGTTTTGGGATGAATTTTTTTAGCGGCAAGCGCGACGCCGAAATGCCCGATGAACACTGTAACTCCAATTTCAAATTTAATGCTTTTTCACACGTGCATCCACTGCAACTATCCGTTCAGGCGCCGCGAGAAGCGGATTAATATCCATTTCGACAATCCAAGGCGCAGCCGTTACTAACGCCGATAATCGCACAAGAATATCAGCCAGTAGATTTTCGTCGACAGGTTGTTGCCCGCGCGCTCCTTTGAGAATCGGATAAATTTTTAAAGAACGGATCATCCGCACGGCTTCTTCCGAAGACAATGGCGCAAGTCCGTAAGTGATGTCTTTCAGGACTTCCACATAAATTCCACCCGCACCGCACACAATAATATGTCCGAAGCCTTCTTCATATTTTACGCCTGCAAAAAGTTCAATCCCCGATATCATCGGCTGAACCAATACACCGCGCGCACCGGGAATAGACATTAAACGATCAAATTCGGATAACAATTTTTCTTCTGAGGTAATATTGAGTGCAACGCCGCCGACTTCCGACTTGTGCACCGGACCGACAATTTTTAAAACCAACGGATATCGTAATTCTTTTGCTGCAGACAAGAGTGAAACACGATCGGCAGTTTCGCGCTCTTTAACCCGTGGGATGTTCGCGCTATCCAATAAAGCTGCAACTAAAATCGGGCTGAGATATCCTTCAGGGATAGAATTGATATTCGGAATATTATCGAAACTTATTTTTGAAAATTGGCCATCAGAAACCGGTTGCGGCGTTTGATATATTTTTGTCAGCGCTTTGGCCATCAAAACCTCATCGGGAAAAAATGTATGACCACGTTTTACAAATTCCTCAACTTCCCGGTGAGCGGTGATGACCGACGGTAATACCGGATAAATCGGTTTGGAACATGTTTGCATTTTTTCATGCAAGACCGCGTAGGCATCAAAAACTTCCACCAACCCCGGCGTTCCGAAAATCACCGCCATAGCGTCAATATCGGTAAAATATTTTTCGACATAATCGATAATGATACTCAACTGTTCCGCCGTACCGGTCGCGAGAAAATCAATCGGATTCGCTACTGAGGATCCGGGAAAGAGTTTGTTTAGCAATTCCTCCGCTTTCGGATGATCAATTTTTGGAACAGAAAATCCGCCTTTCGATAGAGCATCAGTCAGCATCACGGCCGGGCCACCCGCGTGCGTAATCACGGCAAACCGATTACCGCGAAGTTGATTATTATTGAACGCACACGCTACGGCGATCAAATCTTCACGGCCATCGCATCGCACGATACCGGCTTTTTTGAATAAGGCATCAACGGCCGTGTCGGAACTCGCCAGAGCGCCGGTGTGCGATGAAGCCGCACGGCTTCCAGCCTCAGAAGCGCCGGCTTTGACGGCCGCGATCCGGCATCCTTTGCGAATCAATGACGACGCATGCCTGAGCAATTTTTGAGGTTTGTCAATTTTTTCAATGTAAAGCAGTTTTACCGGAGCGCTGGACGCAGGATCGAATGTATTATCGAGATGTTCTAAAATTTCTTCCACACCTAACTGAGCGCTATTGCCAACAGAAAAAATATTTGCAAAACGTAAGCCTTTCGGAATGCCCGCTTCCAGAATAAACACCGCCGTCGCACCGGAACCTGAAATCAAATCGCATCCTTTCGGGTCAAGCGGCGGAACCGGTTCCGTAAAGACACCGTGATAGGCGGGCGTTAATACACCGATCGCATTAGGTCCGATCAATGAAGCACCGTATTCATTGGCAATGGAAACCAATTGTTCTTCCAATTTCTTTCCGGCATGACCGGATTCGCTGAATCCTGCGGATAGTACAATGAATGCACGCGTGTTTTTTTCTCTGACCAATATACGCATTGTTTCCGGCACATATTTAGCCGCTATAGCGATAACAGCTAAATCCGTTTCCGGTAATGCTGCAACATCGTTATAACATTGCTGCCCTT
Coding sequences:
- a CDS encoding acetate--CoA ligase family protein; this encodes MIHPYLLHPRSIAVIGGSNDIHKPGGKVLKNLIDGKYRGSLYIVNPKEASVQGQQCYNDVAALPETDLAVIAIAAKYVPETMRILVREKNTRAFIVLSAGFSESGHAGKKLEEQLVSIANEYGASLIGPNAIGVLTPAYHGVFTEPVPPLDPKGCDLISGSGATAVFILEAGIPKGLRFANIFSVGNSAQLGVEEILEHLDNTFDPASSAPVKLLYIEKIDKPQKLLRHASSLIRKGCRIAAVKAGASEAGSRAASSHTGALASSDTAVDALFKKAGIVRCDGREDLIAVACAFNNNQLRGNRFAVITHAGGPAVMLTDALSKGGFSVPKIDHPKAEELLNKLFPGSSVANPIDFLATGTAEQLSIIIDYVEKYFTDIDAMAVIFGTPGLVEVFDAYAVLHEKMQTCSKPIYPVLPSVITAHREVEEFVKRGHTFFPDEVLMAKALTKIYQTPQPVSDGQFSKISFDNIPNINSIPEGYLSPILVAALLDSANIPRVKERETADRVSLLSAAKELRYPLVLKIVGPVHKSEVGGVALNITSEEKLLSEFDRLMSIPGARGVLVQPMISGIELFAGVKYEEGFGHIIVCGAGGIYVEVLKDITYGLAPLSSEEAVRMIRSLKIYPILKGARGQQPVDENLLADILVRLSALVTAAPWIVEMDINPLLAAPERIVAVDARVKKH